The nucleotide window CCTCGCAGGTCTACGCCCACGGCTGGTGGACGGTCGAAGGCCAGAAGATGAGCAAAAGCCTGCGCAACGTCGTCGACCCGGGCCGGCTTGTGGACAAATACGGCGTCGATGAAGTGCGCTACTTCCTGTTGCGCGAAGTGCCCTTCGGCGACGACGGAAACTTTTCCCACGAAGCGCTCACCGGCCGCATCATCGGCGAGCTGGCCAACACGGTGGGCAACCTGGCCAACCGCGTGATCCCGCTGGTGCTGGCCAATTTCCCCGAGGCCGGGGCCCTGCGCGAGGCGCCCAAGAAGCCAATTCCCGATCTCGAGCGCGATCTTGTCGGTCCGAAGACGACCTTTGCGATCTACGCCAAGGAGATGAAGCGCCTGGCTTTCTCGGTGGCGATCGAGGAAATCCTCTCGCTGGCGCGCAACACCAACGACTTCATCCAGCAGTCGGCGCCCTGGAAGCTGGCCAAGGACGAGACCAAGGGCGAGGAACTCGCCTGGGTGTTCGAGCAGTCGCTGCTTTCCCTGCAGGCGATCTGCCTGGGGCTCTATCCCTTCCTGCCGACGAAGATGGCATTGCTGTGGAAGCAGCTCGGCAACGAGACACCCATCGATCAGGTCGTGGTGGATTTGAAGGACGGCCCGACGTTCGAAGTGCCCGCGCAGGTCGAAAAGGGCGCGCCGCTCTTTGCCCGCAAGGAAGATGTCGAGGCCGTGCGCGATGCCTTCCTCTCCGAAGTAAGCGCGGCCGGTGCCGAGGAAAAAGCGGCGGCGAAGGAAGCGGGCCCTGCGCAGATTACATTTGAAGACTTCATGGGCGTCGAGCTGCGCGTGGCGCGCGTCGATGCCGCCTTTGCCATTCCCAAGGCCAACAAGCTGCTGCGCCTGGAAGTGGATCTTGGCGACGAGCAGCGCCAGATCGTCGCCGGAATCGCCAAGTCCTACCAGCCCGACGATCTCATCGGCCGCAAGGTGGTCATCGTGGCCAACCTCAAGCCCGCCAAGCTCATGGGTCTGGAGTCTCAGGGCATGGTCCTTGCCGCGGAAACCTCAGATGGCAAGCTTGTGCTGGTCGACCCGGGCGAAGGCGCCAAGGTCGGCGCGCGGGTGAAGTAGACTCCCGGCCAAAGAAAACGAGAATGCTGATCGATACCCATACCCACGTCGCGGGGG belongs to Chrysiogenia bacterium and includes:
- the metG gene encoding methionine--tRNA ligase is translated as MDTRPFLVTTPIYYVNDVPHIGHAYTTIACDAIARFQRMMGREVFFLTGTDEHGKKIEEAAGERGKTAQQLADEVVVRFKEMWERLGISNDGFVRTTDQVHKDAVQVFWKAVADKGGIYPGEYEGLYCTGCEAYYTEKELEDGNCPVHKTPATKLKEKSYFFKMSEHGKWLAEQIRGNEDFIQPESRRNEILSFVDEGLKDLSISRTTFAWGVPVPGDPEHVVYVWFDALLNYMTGLGYPEGPDYKKFWSEDAEVLHMVGKDILRFHTVYWPTMLHGAGHRQPSQVYAHGWWTVEGQKMSKSLRNVVDPGRLVDKYGVDEVRYFLLREVPFGDDGNFSHEALTGRIIGELANTVGNLANRVIPLVLANFPEAGALREAPKKPIPDLERDLVGPKTTFAIYAKEMKRLAFSVAIEEILSLARNTNDFIQQSAPWKLAKDETKGEELAWVFEQSLLSLQAICLGLYPFLPTKMALLWKQLGNETPIDQVVVDLKDGPTFEVPAQVEKGAPLFARKEDVEAVRDAFLSEVSAAGAEEKAAAKEAGPAQITFEDFMGVELRVARVDAAFAIPKANKLLRLEVDLGDEQRQIVAGIAKSYQPDDLIGRKVVIVANLKPAKLMGLESQGMVLAAETSDGKLVLVDPGEGAKVGARVK